A portion of the Staphylococcus felis genome contains these proteins:
- a CDS encoding class I SAM-dependent methyltransferase → MEKLHGVPESMLIPVAARALETYEKNPIIKDPHSEKMFRKLNYDFDQITKDWTTQLGISIRTYILDMLVNDFVKNNEKAFIINIGCGLDTRFDRLSMKGIPWVDIDVPDVINIRKRFFTESENHVMISKSMFDYKWIDEVKSATFYADGLDILVIFEGVLMYFDDKEIQALIKTIDLQFSNCKLTFAIECCSETIAKHTSKHKSVSHLKSKPVFKSGYNQFKEAQKWFPKGIRLEKEYNYFDYFHRRWGIFGLCRYIPFLKNRLNNKILVAATKR, encoded by the coding sequence ATGGAAAAATTACATGGAGTTCCTGAATCGATGTTAATTCCTGTTGCAGCTAGAGCATTAGAAACATATGAAAAAAATCCTATTATTAAAGATCCGCACTCAGAAAAAATGTTTAGAAAGCTTAATTATGACTTTGATCAAATTACGAAAGATTGGACTACTCAATTAGGTATAAGTATAAGAACGTATATTTTAGATATGCTTGTGAATGATTTTGTGAAAAATAACGAAAAAGCGTTCATTATTAACATTGGTTGTGGTTTGGATACGAGGTTCGATAGGTTAAGTATGAAAGGTATCCCATGGGTAGATATTGATGTACCAGATGTAATCAATATTAGAAAGCGTTTTTTCACTGAGAGCGAAAACCATGTGATGATATCTAAGTCAATGTTTGACTATAAGTGGATTGATGAAGTGAAAAGTGCGACATTTTATGCTGATGGATTAGATATATTAGTGATATTTGAAGGAGTGTTGATGTATTTTGATGATAAAGAAATCCAAGCATTAATCAAAACAATAGATTTACAGTTCTCAAATTGTAAATTAACATTTGCAATTGAGTGTTGTTCTGAGACTATCGCTAAACATACATCCAAGCATAAATCCGTATCTCATTTGAAATCCAAGCCAGTTTTTAAGTCGGGGTATAATCAGTTTAAAGAAGCCCAAAAATGGTTTCCTAAGGGTATCCGACTAGAAAAAGAGTACAATTATTTTGATTATTTCCATAGACGCTGGGGGATATTTGGCTTATGTAGATACATCCCTTTTTTAAAAAACAGATTAAATAATAAAATCTTAGTTGCGGCAACAAAAAGATAA
- a CDS encoding APC family permease has protein sequence MQIENASLKRNLGFFSALSIVMGSVIGSGVFFKISNITEVTGSTSLTMFVWFLGGLMTICAGLTGAELAAAIPETGGLTKYIEYTYGDFWGFLSGWAQSFIYFPANIAALAIIFATQVVNLFHFAPEYTVPIAVGSAVSILLINCMGSQAASTLQKLTLIIKLIPIIVIVVAGLFQNQDVSFSLFPVQSGTQSGFLTALGSGLLATMFAYDGWIHVGNIAGELKRPKKDLPLAIALGIGCIMVIYLLINATFLMTIPISHIAGNLNAASDASLILFGHHGGKLITIGILISVYGTMNGYMMTGMRIPYAMAELNQLPFRKLFLSLTRAGAPWMSGVVQVIIAVFMMLLGAFDTITNMLVFVIWTFYSMAFIAVIWLRKREPEMVRPYKVPLYPIVPIIALVSGVFVLINTILTQPFLALTGILITLAGVPIYIYKQKCAS, from the coding sequence ATGCAAATCGAAAATGCAAGTCTGAAACGAAATCTTGGTTTTTTCTCAGCACTGTCCATAGTGATGGGATCGGTCATTGGTTCAGGGGTGTTTTTCAAAATTTCAAACATTACTGAAGTGACAGGATCGACGAGTTTAACAATGTTTGTTTGGTTCTTAGGTGGGCTGATGACAATTTGTGCAGGTTTAACTGGAGCAGAACTCGCAGCAGCCATACCAGAGACTGGCGGGCTTACGAAATATATTGAATATACATATGGTGATTTTTGGGGCTTTTTGTCTGGATGGGCACAAAGTTTTATTTATTTTCCTGCAAATATTGCAGCACTAGCGATTATTTTTGCGACACAAGTGGTGAATTTATTTCACTTTGCCCCTGAATATACTGTTCCGATTGCAGTAGGAAGTGCAGTATCTATTCTGCTGATTAATTGTATGGGCTCACAGGCGGCAAGTACATTACAAAAATTAACGCTGATCATAAAACTGATTCCAATTATAGTCATTGTAGTGGCAGGACTATTTCAAAATCAAGACGTCTCATTTTCTTTATTTCCTGTTCAAAGTGGCACGCAATCTGGCTTTTTGACTGCACTTGGCAGTGGTTTGCTAGCGACAATGTTCGCTTATGATGGTTGGATACATGTGGGAAATATTGCAGGAGAGTTAAAGCGACCTAAGAAGGATTTACCTTTAGCCATTGCGCTCGGAATAGGTTGTATTATGGTCATATACTTGTTGATTAATGCGACTTTTTTAATGACGATACCGATTAGTCATATTGCAGGTAATTTAAATGCGGCAAGTGATGCATCATTAATATTATTTGGCCATCATGGAGGTAAACTCATTACAATTGGTATTTTAATTTCAGTATATGGTACGATGAATGGCTATATGATGACGGGGATGCGTATTCCTTATGCCATGGCAGAGCTCAATCAATTGCCATTTCGAAAGTTATTTTTAAGTTTAACTCGGGCTGGTGCACCGTGGATGAGTGGCGTGGTTCAAGTGATTATTGCTGTTTTTATGATGCTATTAGGTGCATTTGATACGATTACGAATATGTTAGTCTTTGTCATCTGGACTTTCTATAGTATGGCTTTTATTGCGGTAATATGGCTTAGAAAGCGAGAGCCGGAAATGGTACGTCCTTACAAAGTGCCACTTTATCCAATTGTTCCAATTATTGCGTTAGTGTCTGGCGTTTTTGTATTAATCAATACGATATTGACACAACCTTTTCTTGCATTAACAGGGATTCTCATTACTCTAGCAGGTGTGCCGATATACATTTATAAACAAAAGTGCGCGTCATGA
- a CDS encoding epsilon family phenol-soluble modulin, giving the protein MSFIVNLIKKAIEFFSGLFNK; this is encoded by the coding sequence ATGTCATTCATCGTGAACTTAATCAAAAAAGCTATCGAATTCTTCAGTGGTTTATTCAACAAATAA
- a CDS encoding antibiotic biosynthesis monooxygenase family protein: MNLCHQDKLYKISENQDITIYKNNEWKTYTILKRIGHLETQTYCVLNYIKVLDDQTDVFESNFLNKDSHIKQLDGFVALRILRPKHPDNYYLIITLWESEAHFKMWCQSKQYQDSYRNTNILSQKQYNVIDPDISYRIKFNIA, encoded by the coding sequence ATGAATCTATGCCATCAAGACAAATTATATAAAATTAGTGAGAATCAGGATATTACCATATACAAAAACAACGAGTGGAAGACGTACACCATTTTAAAGCGCATTGGACATTTAGAAACGCAAACATATTGTGTCTTAAACTATATCAAAGTACTAGACGACCAAACAGATGTCTTTGAATCAAACTTTCTGAATAAAGATTCACACATCAAACAGTTAGATGGTTTCGTTGCTTTAAGAATACTAAGACCTAAACATCCTGATAACTACTATCTCATCATCACACTATGGGAATCAGAAGCACACTTTAAAATGTGGTGTCAATCTAAACAGTATCAAGATTCTTATCGCAACACAAACATACTCAGTCAAAAACAATATAATGTAATTGATCCTGATATTTCTTACCGAATCAAATTTAATATTGCATGA
- the pbuX gene encoding xanthine permease PbuX, translated as MKSFLLSLQHLLAMYAGAILVPIIVGTSLGFSSSQIAYLVTADIFMCGVATFLQVYRGIGIGLPVVLGCTFTAVAPMILIGQTKGIDILYGSLFASGILVVVIAPFFASLVRLFPPVVTGSVVTIIGITLMPVAMNYIAGGQETKDYGDPKYILLGFSTLIIILLLQRFTTGFIKSIAILIGLVAGTIIASVFGLVNLSEVQSAHWFELPQPFRFTGFAFDIGAILVFFIVALISLIESTGVYQALSEITGRQLIRKDFRKGYMAEGIAIMLGSIFNAFPYTAYSQNVGLVSLSGVKKNNVIYGMVLLLVICGCIPKLGALANVIPLPVLGGAMLAMFGMVMAYGMRILNDINFKNQNNLLIIAISVGLGAGVTAVPEAFKALGDQFAWFTQNGIVLGTISAIVLNLFFNGINYQQNEENVK; from the coding sequence ATGAAATCATTCTTATTAAGTTTGCAGCATCTTCTTGCTATGTATGCGGGCGCTATCTTAGTCCCTATCATCGTTGGAACCAGTCTAGGATTTTCATCCTCTCAAATTGCGTATCTTGTTACGGCAGATATTTTCATGTGTGGTGTAGCGACGTTTTTACAAGTTTATCGAGGTATCGGAATAGGACTGCCTGTTGTCTTAGGCTGTACATTTACAGCCGTTGCGCCAATGATTTTAATTGGTCAGACGAAAGGTATTGATATCTTATATGGTTCTTTATTTGCATCAGGGATTTTAGTCGTTGTCATTGCGCCATTTTTTGCTTCGTTAGTACGTCTTTTCCCGCCAGTTGTCACAGGGAGTGTTGTGACAATTATTGGTATTACACTCATGCCTGTTGCGATGAACTATATTGCCGGCGGACAAGAAACCAAAGATTACGGTGATCCAAAGTATATTTTACTCGGATTTAGCACGTTGATTATTATCTTGTTGCTTCAGCGATTTACTACAGGCTTTATCAAATCAATCGCTATTCTCATTGGTTTAGTGGCAGGGACAATCATCGCAAGTGTATTCGGTTTAGTGAATCTATCCGAAGTACAATCGGCACATTGGTTTGAATTACCACAGCCATTTCGATTTACAGGATTTGCTTTTGATATAGGTGCGATTTTAGTCTTCTTTATCGTTGCGCTCATTAGTTTGATTGAATCAACAGGCGTGTATCAAGCATTAAGTGAGATTACAGGACGTCAGCTAATCCGTAAAGATTTCCGAAAAGGCTACATGGCTGAAGGAATAGCGATTATGCTAGGTTCTATATTTAATGCGTTTCCTTATACAGCGTATTCTCAAAACGTCGGACTCGTGTCGTTATCAGGTGTGAAGAAAAACAATGTTATCTATGGCATGGTTCTTTTATTAGTCATCTGCGGTTGTATACCTAAGCTCGGCGCATTAGCTAATGTTATCCCATTACCAGTGTTAGGTGGGGCCATGTTAGCGATGTTTGGTATGGTGATGGCATATGGTATGCGTATATTAAATGATATTAACTTTAAAAATCAAAATAATTTATTGATTATTGCGATTTCTGTAGGATTAGGTGCGGGTGTTACAGCGGTACCTGAGGCTTTTAAAGCATTAGGTGACCAATTTGCATGGTTTACACAAAATGGGATTGTATTAGGAACAATTTCAGCAATTGTCTTGAATTTATTTTTTAATGGTATAAACTATCAACAAAATGAAGAAAATGTGAAATAA
- the guaB gene encoding IMP dehydrogenase has product MWENKFVKEALTFDDVLLIPAESNVLPKEVDLSVELSDKIKLNIPIISAGMDTVTESKMAIAMARQGGLGVIHKNMSIEHQADEVQKVKRSENGVITDPFFLTPEESVYEAEALMGKYRISGVPIVEDKDSRKLVGILTNRDLRFIEDFSIKISDVMTKEDLITAPVGTTLEEAEKILQDHKIEKLPLVENGILEGLITIKDIEKVHEYPYSAKDDHGRLLVAAAIGISKDTDIRAEKLVEAGVDALVIDTAHGHSKGVIDQVKNIKSKYPEITVIAGNVATSAATRALYEAGADVVKVGIGPGSICTTRVVAGVGVPQITAVYDCATEARNHGKTIIADGGIKFSGDIVKALAAGGHAVMLGSLLAGTEESPGLVEMFQGRQYKVYRGMGSLGAMESGSNDRYFQEDKVPKKYVPEGVEGRIDYKGPLQDTIYQLIGGVKSGMGYTGSQDLKALREEAQFTKMSAAGLAESHPHDVQITKESPNYSF; this is encoded by the coding sequence ATGTGGGAAAACAAGTTTGTAAAAGAAGCATTAACATTTGATGATGTATTATTAATTCCAGCTGAGTCAAATGTGTTACCGAAAGAAGTGGATTTAAGTGTTGAATTATCTGACAAGATTAAACTCAACATTCCAATAATTTCAGCTGGTATGGATACAGTAACAGAATCAAAAATGGCTATTGCAATGGCAAGACAAGGTGGCCTAGGTGTTATTCATAAAAACATGAGCATCGAACATCAAGCTGACGAAGTACAAAAAGTAAAGCGTTCAGAAAATGGAGTAATTACTGATCCATTTTTCTTAACGCCAGAAGAAAGTGTATACGAAGCTGAAGCGCTAATGGGTAAATATCGTATTTCGGGTGTGCCAATTGTTGAAGATAAAGATTCGCGTAAACTTGTCGGTATCCTTACTAACCGTGACTTAAGATTTATTGAAGACTTTTCAATTAAAATTTCAGATGTCATGACAAAAGAAGACTTAATTACAGCTCCAGTCGGTACAACATTAGAAGAAGCAGAAAAGATTTTACAAGATCACAAGATTGAAAAATTACCACTTGTTGAAAACGGTATTCTTGAAGGTTTAATTACAATTAAAGATATCGAAAAGGTACATGAATATCCATATTCAGCTAAAGATGATCACGGACGTTTATTAGTAGCAGCAGCTATTGGTATTTCAAAAGATACAGACATCCGTGCAGAAAAGTTAGTTGAAGCGGGCGTTGATGCGTTGGTGATTGATACAGCACACGGTCACTCAAAAGGTGTTATTGATCAAGTTAAAAATATTAAGAGCAAATACCCTGAGATTACTGTAATTGCAGGAAATGTTGCCACTTCAGCAGCAACTAGAGCACTTTATGAAGCGGGTGCAGATGTAGTTAAAGTGGGGATTGGACCAGGATCAATCTGTACGACACGAGTTGTTGCAGGAGTGGGAGTGCCACAAATCACAGCTGTTTATGACTGCGCAACAGAAGCACGTAACCATGGCAAAACAATTATTGCTGACGGCGGTATTAAGTTCTCAGGAGATATCGTTAAAGCATTAGCAGCAGGTGGACATGCCGTTATGTTAGGAAGCTTACTTGCAGGTACTGAAGAAAGCCCAGGTCTTGTTGAAATGTTCCAAGGTCGTCAATACAAAGTGTATCGTGGCATGGGATCACTTGGTGCTATGGAAAGTGGCTCAAACGACCGTTACTTCCAAGAGGATAAAGTCCCTAAAAAATACGTTCCAGAAGGTGTAGAAGGCCGTATTGATTATAAAGGCCCATTACAAGACACAATCTATCAATTAATTGGTGGCGTGAAGAGTGGTATGGGTTACACAGGCTCTCAAGACTTAAAAGCGTTACGTGAAGAAGCACAATTTACAAAAATGAGTGCAGCAGGGCTAGCAGAAAGTCATCCACATGATGTTCAAATTACGAAAGAATCACCAAACTACTCATTCTAA
- the guaA gene encoding glutamine-hydrolyzing GMP synthase, which yields MEMAKEQELILVLDFGSQYNQLITRRIREMGVYSELHDHEISIDEIKKMNPKGIILSGGPNSVYAEDAFTIDPEIYNLGVPVLGICYGMQLTTKLLGGKVERANQREYGKAIINAKSDELFFGLPEEQTVWMSHSDKVIEIPEGFEVIADSPSTQYAAIEDKKRRIYGVQFHPEVRHTEFGNDLLRNFVRRVCNCTGEWTMENFIDIEVAKIRERVGDRKVLCAMSGGVDSSVVAVLLHKAIGDQLTCIFVDHGLLRKGEGDMVMEQFGEGFNMNIIRVNAEERFMSKLKGVSDPEQKRKIIGNEFVYVFDDEASKLKGVDFLAQGTLYTDVIESGTKTAQTIKSHHNVGGLPEDMEFELIEPINTLFKDEVRALGIELGIPEHLVWRQPFPGPGLGIRVLGEITEDKLEIVRESDAILREVIREEGLEREIWQYFTVLPDIRSVGVMGDYRTYDYTVGIRAVTSIDGMTSDFARIDWEVLQKISTRIVNEVDHVNRVVYDITSKPPSTIEWE from the coding sequence ATGGAAATGGCAAAAGAACAAGAACTGATTCTTGTCCTCGATTTTGGTAGTCAATACAACCAGTTGATTACACGTCGTATTCGTGAGATGGGCGTATATAGTGAATTACATGACCATGAAATTTCTATTGATGAAATTAAAAAAATGAATCCAAAAGGAATAATCCTTTCAGGTGGTCCAAACTCAGTATATGCCGAAGATGCGTTCACAATTGATCCAGAGATTTATAACTTAGGCGTCCCTGTATTGGGGATTTGTTACGGCATGCAACTGACAACGAAATTATTAGGTGGTAAAGTTGAACGTGCCAACCAACGTGAATATGGTAAAGCAATCATTAACGCGAAATCCGATGAACTTTTCTTCGGATTACCAGAAGAACAAACAGTATGGATGAGTCATTCTGACAAAGTCATTGAAATCCCAGAAGGTTTTGAAGTGATTGCAGATAGCCCAAGCACACAATATGCTGCAATTGAAGACAAAAAACGCCGTATCTACGGTGTTCAATTCCATCCAGAAGTACGTCATACTGAATTTGGTAATGACTTATTACGTAACTTCGTGCGCCGTGTATGTAACTGTACAGGTGAATGGACAATGGAAAACTTTATTGATATTGAAGTTGCTAAAATTCGTGAACGTGTAGGTGATCGCAAAGTTCTTTGTGCGATGAGCGGTGGCGTAGACTCATCTGTTGTAGCTGTTTTATTACACAAAGCAATCGGTGACCAATTGACGTGTATTTTCGTTGACCATGGTCTTTTACGAAAAGGTGAAGGTGACATGGTCATGGAACAATTCGGTGAAGGATTCAATATGAACATTATTCGGGTTAATGCTGAAGAGCGCTTCATGTCTAAACTCAAAGGCGTATCGGATCCTGAACAAAAACGTAAAATTATTGGTAATGAATTTGTATACGTATTCGATGATGAAGCATCAAAGTTAAAAGGGGTAGACTTCCTTGCACAAGGAACACTTTATACAGATGTTATCGAATCGGGTACGAAAACAGCGCAAACGATCAAATCACATCATAATGTGGGTGGATTACCTGAAGATATGGAATTCGAATTAATCGAACCAATCAATACGTTATTCAAAGATGAAGTTCGTGCGCTTGGAATTGAACTGGGCATACCTGAACATCTCGTATGGCGTCAACCATTCCCTGGACCAGGTCTGGGCATTCGTGTATTAGGTGAAATCACAGAAGACAAACTTGAAATCGTGCGTGAATCAGATGCGATTTTGCGAGAAGTTATTCGTGAGGAAGGTTTAGAACGTGAAATTTGGCAATATTTCACAGTATTACCAGATATTCGTTCAGTCGGCGTGATGGGAGACTACCGCACGTATGACTATACAGTGGGTATCCGTGCCGTAACGTCAATTGACGGTATGACTAGTGACTTTGCACGTATTGACTGGGAAGTCTTACAAAAAATCTCAACACGTATTGTAAACGAAGTCGACCACGTTAACCGTGTGGTATATGACATCACATCAAAACCACCAAGTACGATTGAGTGGGAATAA
- a CDS encoding N-acetylmuramoyl-L-alanine amidase, whose protein sequence is MLKIISIFSTFVTFVLASVVVTPAVYAERSLLRSNETESSSNALTRNNPFTPNETTLPLQMTGPFDHMNYPNVNRYIIDNHIKHSKIVKDPRIDTLPKLQYKYGTYIGVIIHEVGQDHRTLQEWVDRMYATYNTAFVHAFVDQNEIRLTAPAEYYVWGAGKQANPYFYQIEVVRTYQFTDFAKSVNNQAWLTAYMLKQKGLEPSLADDNEGVGTVISHDAVRKYWGGTTHVDPIEYYARWGYDMHQFFELVQYHYNQM, encoded by the coding sequence ATGTTGAAAATAATTTCGATATTTTCTACATTTGTTACTTTCGTTTTAGCGTCAGTCGTAGTTACTCCTGCTGTATATGCAGAAAGATCGTTGTTACGTTCTAATGAGACAGAGTCTTCCTCTAATGCATTAACGAGAAATAATCCTTTTACGCCAAATGAAACCACTTTACCTTTACAAATGACAGGTCCTTTTGATCATATGAATTATCCAAATGTCAATCGCTATATTATTGACAACCACATTAAACATTCAAAAATCGTGAAAGATCCACGTATCGACACATTACCTAAGCTCCAATATAAATATGGTACTTATATTGGTGTCATTATTCATGAAGTAGGTCAGGATCACCGAACATTACAAGAGTGGGTAGATCGTATGTATGCTACATACAATACGGCTTTTGTCCATGCATTTGTTGACCAAAATGAGATCCGCTTAACAGCTCCTGCTGAATATTATGTATGGGGCGCTGGTAAGCAAGCTAATCCATATTTTTATCAGATTGAAGTTGTGCGTACGTATCAATTTACTGATTTTGCAAAATCGGTCAATAATCAAGCGTGGCTAACGGCATATATGTTGAAACAAAAAGGGTTAGAGCCTTCACTCGCAGATGACAATGAAGGTGTCGGAACAGTTATTAGCCACGATGCAGTAAGGAAATATTGGGGTGGTACAACACATGTTGATCCGATTGAATATTATGCAAGATGGGGCTATGATATGCATCAATTTTTTGAATTAGTTCAATATCATTATAATCAAATGTAA
- a CDS encoding ATP-binding protein, whose amino-acid sequence MCAFSNTKGGLMVLGIAEIEGEFVVTGVESPEKIKKEYLDTLNSDSKINLTSLGEDSIEIKEYIDGKKVIEIRVPEASYKEKPIYLNGQANQTYIRRGSGDYIVNEDELATFFRNKIDNLDEDLIENYDMDDLDSITIDNYIERLVVRDKHNRYVNMEKHQILSELGVIRRDRKTKKEALTFGGLLFFGKYDSIKEYLPHFHLEYIDLTNTSFSKEERYKDRVSSGSINFPNLNLYNFYFEVQKRLSENIKDIFSLNPETMIREENATKTNAVLREALANTIIHADYKANQDVKIEVFNHYYDFTNPGKMRVSTREFFEENKSKPRNAIIEVLFRKIGISERMGSGGITIYTNVVEQKLRLPELKSENNTTSLRVWKVDIADSDPELSEREKTVLKYITKKKIIASADVMKLLGVKRDASLSVLNGLIDKGYLSKHGQTRSIKYHINEKYEDEIATMEHMIRELKLLRKQKDKRKTTKK is encoded by the coding sequence ATTTGTGCATTTTCAAATACAAAAGGAGGTTTGATGGTACTTGGTATTGCAGAAATTGAAGGTGAATTTGTAGTAACAGGCGTCGAAAGTCCAGAAAAAATTAAAAAGGAATATCTCGATACTTTAAATTCAGATTCTAAAATTAACTTAACATCTTTAGGTGAAGATAGTATTGAAATAAAGGAGTATATAGATGGTAAAAAGGTTATTGAAATTAGAGTACCAGAGGCAAGCTATAAGGAAAAGCCAATATACCTTAACGGACAAGCGAACCAAACTTACATAAGAAGAGGAAGTGGGGATTATATTGTTAATGAAGATGAACTTGCAACATTTTTTAGAAATAAAATTGATAATTTAGATGAAGATTTGATAGAAAACTATGATATGGATGATTTAGATAGTATAACTATTGATAATTATATAGAAAGATTAGTTGTAAGAGATAAACATAATAGATATGTAAATATGGAGAAACATCAAATTTTATCAGAGCTAGGTGTAATTAGGAGAGATAGAAAAACCAAAAAAGAAGCATTAACTTTTGGGGGATTATTATTCTTTGGTAAATATGATTCTATCAAAGAATACTTACCACACTTTCATTTAGAGTATATTGATTTAACAAACACTTCTTTTTCAAAGGAAGAAAGATATAAAGATAGAGTATCTTCAGGAAGTATTAACTTTCCAAACTTGAATCTATATAATTTTTATTTTGAAGTACAAAAGAGATTGTCAGAAAACATAAAAGATATATTTTCACTAAATCCCGAAACAATGATAAGAGAAGAAAATGCTACTAAAACTAATGCAGTATTGAGGGAAGCTTTAGCTAATACTATAATACATGCTGATTATAAGGCAAACCAGGATGTTAAGATAGAAGTATTTAATCATTACTATGATTTTACAAACCCCGGAAAAATGAGAGTTTCAACACGAGAATTCTTTGAAGAAAATAAATCGAAACCGAGAAATGCTATTATAGAGGTTTTATTTAGGAAAATTGGAATAAGTGAACGCATGGGCTCCGGTGGTATTACAATATATACAAATGTAGTAGAGCAAAAACTAAGGTTACCTGAACTGAAAAGCGAAAATAATACAACTTCCTTAAGGGTATGGAAAGTTGATATTGCAGACTCTGATCCTGAATTAAGTGAAAGAGAGAAAACAGTTCTAAAGTATATTACGAAGAAAAAAATTATTGCATCAGCTGATGTAATGAAATTGTTAGGTGTTAAAAGAGATGCATCTTTAAGTGTACTAAATGGACTAATCGACAAAGGATATTTGAGTAAACATGGTCAAACGAGGTCTATAAAATATCATATAAATGAGAAATATGAAGATGAAATAGCAACTATGGAACATATGATAAGAGAATTAAAATTATTAAGAAAACAAAAAGATAAGAGAAAAACAACCAAAAAGTAG
- the xpt gene encoding xanthine phosphoribosyltransferase: MHSLREKVLEDGVVIGESILKVDSFLNHQIDPMLMDEVSHTFYNQFESRGVTKILTIEASGIAPSIMVAHRFEVPCLFAKKAKPSTLAHEIYQTDVHSFTKNRTNTIIVSKEFLSEDDRVLIIDDFLANGEAALGLHRLVKAAGAKTVGVGILVEKSFQPGRERLEAEGLEVMSLCRVASLKNNQVTLVEDAES, translated from the coding sequence GTGCATAGTTTGAGAGAAAAAGTACTCGAAGATGGCGTCGTAATAGGTGAGTCTATACTGAAAGTCGATAGTTTTTTAAATCACCAAATTGATCCAATGTTAATGGATGAAGTCAGCCATACTTTTTATAATCAGTTTGAAAGTAGAGGGGTTACCAAAATTTTGACGATTGAAGCATCAGGTATTGCACCGTCGATTATGGTGGCTCATCGTTTTGAAGTTCCATGCTTATTTGCAAAAAAAGCAAAGCCAAGTACGTTAGCTCATGAAATCTATCAAACAGATGTACATTCATTTACGAAAAATCGTACGAATACTATTATCGTTTCTAAAGAGTTTTTATCCGAAGATGATCGGGTCTTGATTATTGATGATTTCTTGGCAAATGGTGAAGCAGCTCTTGGATTGCATAGGCTTGTTAAAGCAGCTGGTGCAAAGACTGTTGGCGTAGGTATCTTAGTCGAAAAAAGTTTCCAACCAGGACGTGAACGTTTGGAAGCAGAAGGACTGGAAGTGATGTCTTTATGTCGTGTTGCCTCGCTTAAAAATAATCAGGTAACACTTGTAGAGGATGCTGAATCATGA
- a CDS encoding GrpB family protein: MTIKIESYNPNWCTQYQIEQSLLQSILGSELLEIHHIGSTSIPQLKAKPIIDILCVVSDIRLIDVFNQDMLNIGYNPLGEYGLSGRRFFVKTANSQNEHTHHLHIFDVHNQNQIIRHLAFRDYLREHPKDAKRYEELKERLACIHSQDRHAYTNGKSAFIKEIEQQAQRYFNLTY; this comes from the coding sequence ATGACTATTAAAATTGAAAGTTATAACCCCAATTGGTGTACTCAATACCAAATTGAACAATCACTATTGCAGTCAATTTTAGGGAGTGAATTACTCGAAATCCACCATATTGGAAGTACATCTATTCCTCAACTTAAAGCCAAGCCTATTATAGATATTTTATGTGTCGTTTCGGATATACGCCTGATTGATGTCTTTAATCAAGATATGCTTAACATAGGTTATAACCCTCTCGGAGAATATGGATTATCCGGGCGTAGGTTTTTTGTTAAAACTGCGAATAGTCAAAACGAGCACACGCACCATTTACACATATTCGATGTACACAATCAAAATCAAATCATAAGACATTTGGCCTTTAGAGATTATCTTCGTGAACATCCTAAAGATGCTAAACGCTATGAAGAATTGAAAGAACGTCTCGCGTGTATACATTCTCAAGATAGACATGCCTACACAAATGGTAAATCTGCTTTTATCAAAGAAATTGAACAACAAGCTCAACGCTATTTTAATTTAACTTATTAA